From Oryza sativa Japonica Group chromosome 4, ASM3414082v1, one genomic window encodes:
- the LOC136356186 gene encoding uncharacterized protein, which produces MRKIIGPCADCKNEIAWDFDDAFKVKEHLVTRRFMDKYEIWTRHGEEQVDGPENVVPTQVEDMVHDDGSVEDKIDLEEMLRHAEPEVLMGSARGLNNFEALQKAAKEVLYDESKGCDSEITTLRSVLELMRLKARHGWSDTSFDSLLELLQKMLPRPNSLPSSTYQAKKLICPLSLGVEKIHACVNHCILYRKDYASLDECPTCGASRYKSNSNTGLEPSEATEGRQRKIPQLVMWYLPVKDCIKRIYSNPRDAELMCWHEEGRKKDGMIRHPANAHMADLWKEGLKVWDEYLREYFTVKAIIFVTINDYPAMFSVSGQIKGKIGCVICLNGTYYRYLPGSNKLVYMRHRWFLRTNHKYRKMKAEFDGTEETDPAPKPTSGEKVCAMTEKIVCEFGKMTKKPSKGTKRKKPEKNTKGGDSKKQDDSSKPDDKLPPPFKKHSIFFKYLPYWKDLVVRHAIDVMHLEKNVFDNIVGTLLDMPKKTKYGLQSRMDLVEMRIREELHPQEGEKNGKVYLPPACFTLTPEEKKSFCNSLRDVRVPIGFSSNISRLVSMKDLSVSGYNSHDCHVLLTVFLAIAIRAIKPEHLKVAITRLCYFFNTVSQKVISLEELGNLRTFAHETRCQLEMCFPPSFFDMMEHLIVHIVPQMVALGPLYLHQMWSYERYMAVLKSYV; this is translated from the exons ATGAGGAAGATAATTGGTCCATGTgctgactgtaagaatgaaatagCCTGGGACTTTGACGATGCTTTTAAAGTGAAGGAGCACTTAGTAACTCGTAGATTTATGGACAAGTACGAAATATGGACACGtcatggcgaagaacaagtggaCGGGCCTGAAAATGTAGTTCCGACACAAGTTGAAGACATGGTGCATGACGATGGTTCTGTTGAGGACAAAATCGACCTAGAGGAAATGTTACGTCATGCAGAACCCGAGGTGCTGATGGGGTCGGCTAGAGGGTTAAATAACTTTGAAGCTTTACAGAAGGCAGCAAAGGAAGTTTTGTACGATGAGTCGAAGGGCTGTGACAGTGAGATCACAACACTCCGGTCAGTTCTTGAACTTATGAGGTTAAAGGCGAGACATGGATGGTCTGATACCAGTTTCGACAGTCTGTTAGAACTTCTGCAGAAAATGCTCCCGAGGCCTAACTCTCTACCATCCAGCACATATCAAGCAAAGAAACTCATATGCCCCCTTTCACTTGGTGTGGAAAAGATTCATGCGTGCGTAAATCACTGCATACTGTACAGGAAAGATTACGCTTCTTTAGATGAATGTCCAACATGCGGTGCAAGCCGGTACAAGTCGAATAGCAATACTGGCCTAGAACCCTCTGAAGCAACTGAGGGACGACAGAGAAAAATCCCGCAgcttgtgatgtggtaccttcctGTCAAAGACTGCATTAAACGGATATactcaaacccgcgagatgcggaactaatgtgctggcatgaagaagggcgcaagaaggatgggatgattcgacACCCGGCAAATGCTC ATATGGCTGATTTATGGAAAGAGGGATTGAAAGTGTGGGACGAGTACTTAAGGGAATACTTCACAGTGAAGGCCATCATCTTCGTGACCATTAACGATTATCCAGCAATGTTTTCAGTTTCAGGTCAAATTAAAGGTAAAATAGGATGTGTGATCTGCTTGAATGGAACGTACTATAGGTATCTCCCGGGTTCCAACAAGCTTGTGTACATGCGGCACCGGTGGTTCCTACGCACAAATCACAAGTACCGCAAGATGAAGGCGGAGTTCGATGGTACTGAAGAGACTGATCCTGCACCAAAACCTACATCGGGAGAAAAGGTGTGTGCAATGACAGAGAAAATTGTTTGCGAGTTTGGAAAAATGACTAAGAAACCATCAAAGGGGACAAAGCGCAAGAAACCCGAGAAGAATACGAAGGGAGGGGATAGTAAGAAGCAAGATGATAGTTCGAAGCCAGATGATAAACTCCCTCCCCCATTCAAGAagcattccatattttttaagtacctcccgtactggaaagatctggtggttcggcatgccatagacgtcatgcatctagagaagaatgtgtttgacaacatagttggaacattgttggacatgccgAAGAAGACTAAATATGGTCTGCAATCAAGGATGGACCTAGTCGAGATGAGAATCAGGGAAGAGTTACACCCTCAAGAAGGAGAAAAGAATGGCAAAGTATATCTTCCACCAGCATGTTTCACACTGACACCTGAGGAGAAGAAGTCATTTTGCAACTCACTCCGTGATGTCAGAGTGCCCATAGGTTTCTCATCAAACATCAGTCGACTAGTTTCAATGAAAGATTTGTCGGTATCTGGTTATAATTCACACGACTGCCATGTCTTGCTCACCGTGTTTCTTGCAATTGCAATAAGGGCCATAAAACCGGAGCATTTAAAGGTTGCTATCACaaggttgtgctactttttcaacaCAGTGTCACAGAAGGTCATTAGTCTCGAAGAGTTAGGAAATCTACGTACATTCGCACATGAGACACGGTGCCAACTTGAGATGTGTTTCCCTCCGTcattttttgatatgatggagcacCTCATTGTTCACATAGTGCCGCAGATGGTTGCGCTTGGCCCATTGTacctccatcaaatgtggtcatACGAGCGTTACATGGCGGTTCTGAAGAGTTACGTCTGA